One part of the Dysidea avara chromosome 10, odDysAvar1.4, whole genome shotgun sequence genome encodes these proteins:
- the LOC136268395 gene encoding coiled-coil domain-containing protein 175-like isoform X1, which yields MATCPATEDEGVESTDVNNAIDHLHELAQLCQSSGSRVQLIDEVVAILKDMDVKRLAAHEALEAETIACSMLRHQVATFPDRLKAELAAATGAARQSNAAQLKELQEKLGNISQNDDGCHRRNEVLELHNEVLSTEEKSLSVRYNDLMKKLNKSMLEKSNARIVLNETRNSLSTTQHQIASAESRLIQLDQSIIRERESFHKEKISLAKDLETVNKRCEENTKADVQLKKELISLENSAVETELEAEDKRNACCKLEAKIKRLNAKHKGIEEQLREGEEETERLNNEQKDIIRQRDEMVKMFAEKKEEMIQKTEQYVKEIATCTAEAKKLAGGRKLLKREQKKAQEEANMQNLTLKDIQENVNTSKRTLMFQADEASRLVGTNHDLELGLVQLNDSHKVSVTILREQINKLKDQLVRERQLRQEVMEELLELQKVKEKEQVEQTRSFKEATAEVKKQKHSQDEMSQKMKLLHKDIEQHTNQTEDLTKALRAAKQHLDQLIASLSQQKSSLETQITSMQNTLADIDKQYETVMPQLSKLEEEYNEITGKYEAKKKDIVVVKNKQTGIEERIARAKKTLSKMHIPQEEIRMNILRCRAYTRQNIRQHSTEVDQLEHVVNTIVHKLNIVRKENERLKEVSLVG from the exons ATGGCAACGTGCCCTGCAACTGAAGATGAAGGTGTCGAGTCTACAGACGTTAATAATGCTATAGACCACTTACACGAGTTAG CCCAGTTGTGCCAATCCTCTGGATCACGTGTGCAGCTAATTGATGAAGTAGTTGCTATCCTAAAAGACATG GATGTCAAGAGATTGGCTGCTCATGAGGCACTGGAAGCAGAAACTATAGCATGTAGTATGTTAAGACACCAAGTGGCTACCTTCCCTGATAGACTGAAGGCTGAACTAGCTG CTGCTACTGGAGCTGCCAGACAATCTAATGCTGCACAACTGAAGGAATTACAG GAGAAGCTAGGCAACATCAGTCAGAATGATGATGGTTGTCATCGGAGGAATGAAGTGCTGGAGTTGCACAATGAAGTGCTCAG TACGGAGGAGAAGTCACTGTCAGTAAGGTATAATGACCTGATGAAGAAACTAAATAAGAGTATGCTGGAAAAATCAAA TGCTAGGATTGTCCTCAATGAAACAAGGAACAGTCTCTCAACCACACAACACCAG ATCGCTAGTGCTGAGAGTAGACTTATACAACTAGATCAGTCCATCATCAGAGAAAGAGAAAGTTTTCACAAAGAAAAGATATCTCTTGCCAAAGATTTG GAGACAGTAAATAAAAGATGTGAAGAGAATACTAAAGCAGACGTACAGTTGAAGAA GGAGCTTATCAGTTTGGAGAACAGTGCTGTTGAAACTGAACTGGAGGCTGAGGATAAGAGAAAT GCATGCTGCAAATTAGAGGCAAAGATAAAACGCCTGAATGCCAAGCACAAGGGTATTGAAGAGCAGTTGAGGGAAGGAGAAGAGGAAACAGAACGGCTTAACAATGAACA AAAAGATATTATAAGACAAAGAGATGAAATGGTGAAAATGTTTGCAGAAAAGAAAGAAGAAATGATCCAAAAGACTGAACAA TATGTAAAAGAAATTGCTACTTGCACAGCTGAGGCTAAGAAGTTAGCAGGTGGCCGCAAGTTGCTCAAGAGAG AGCAAAAGAAGGCACAGGAGGAAGCCAACATGCAGAATCTCACCCTAAAAGACATCCAAGAGAA TGTTAATACATCAAAGAGGACCTTGATGTTTCAAGCTGACGAGGCATCTCGACTGGTAGGCACGAACCATGATCTGGAACTGGGACTAGTCCAACTAAATGATTCACACAA AGTATCTGTGACAATTTTGAGGGAGCAAATCAACAAGTTGAAGGATCAACTAGTGAGGGAAAGACAGTTAAG ACAAGAAGTAATGGAGGAGCTACTGGAGTTACAGAAGGTGAAAGAAAAAGAACAAGTTGAGCAGACACGATCATTTAAAGAGGCTACAGCAGAAGTAAAGAAACAAAAACATTCTCAAGATGAAATGTCACAGAAG ATgaagttactacacaaagatATTGAGCAACACACAAACCAAACTGAAGACCTCACTAAAGCACTGCGTGCAGCTAAACAACACCTTGATCAACTAATAGCATCACTTAGCCAACAAAAATCAAGCCTAGAG ACACAGATTACATCAATGCAAAATACCCTTGCAGATATTGATAAACAGTATGAAACAGTAATG cCACAGTTAAGTAAGTTAGAAGAAGAGTATAATGAAATCACTGGGAAATATGAAGCAAAGAAAAAAGACATTGTTG TGGTGAAGAACAAACAAACTGGAATAGAGGAGAGAATAGCTAGAGCCAAGAAGACCTTAAGCAAGATGCACATTCCTCAG GAGGAGATAAGGATGAACATTCTGAGGTGCAGGGCCTACACTAGGCAAAACATACGACAGCACAGCACTGAAGTGGATCAGCTAGAACATGTTGTGAATACAATAGTCCACAAGCTGAATATTGTCAGGAAAGAAAATGAAAG GTTGAAGGAGGTTAGTCTTGTAGGGTAG
- the LOC136268183 gene encoding heparan sulfate glucosamine 3-O-sulfotransferase 1-like: protein MKKTISIWTVIVAVIVFATYAVRVKVPISLTSTKQHIRFQKGFKIPDNDQNVTHRHHDLSRVGNQLKLDRATCRPYLINKDALGQPLHDDCPQVFIIGARKGGTTSLVQYLSQHPNFTGANLNMDFHAGETGYFTRYYDNPWEWYKNQFSRNDTILCDSTVGNFVACDVPKKLYQTCSNAEKIKFIALLRDPVERFQSNFRFRVKVGFDGIYSQKSHISNFTIRALKRFNRKKAARGVDKAIEHPEKLLCLFLPSGNVLFEGLYLVHLYNWLCNFPSENFLILNSEEFFQNTAGVLKEVMTFVGLSPMDNEVIKLIVSKIYNANPDLQAEPEHHKLSESEREQLKVFYREFNSELFDLLEWPHSMWN, encoded by the coding sequence ATGAAGAAGACTATCTCAATATGGACAGTGATAGTTGCTGTGATCGTGTTTGCTACATACGCTGTACGAGTGAAAGTGCCGATTAGTCTCACTTCAACAAAACAGCACATACGATTCCAAAAAGGCTTCAAAATACCTGATAACGATCAAAACGTGACACACCGACATCATGATTTGAGTAGAGTGGGGAATCAGCTAAAGCTTGATCGTGCAACTTGTCGTCCTTATTTAATCAACAAAGACGCTTTAGGGCAGCCATTACACGATGATTGTCCCCAGGTATTTATCATTGGAGCCAGGAAGGGAGGAACCACTTCACTAGTGCAATATTTATCTCAACACCCAAACTTCACTGGTGCAAATTTAAACATGGATTTTCATGCAGGGGAAACAGGCTACTTCACCAGGTACTACGATAATCCCTGGGAGTGGTACAAAAACCAGTTTTCAAGAAATGATACGATTTTATGTGACAGTACTGTTGGTAACTTTGTTGCTTGTGATGTACCAAAGAAGTTGTACCAAACTTGTAGCAATGCTGAAAAAATAAAGTTTATTGCTTTACTTCGCGATCCTGTTGAAAGATTTCAATCTAATTTCAGATTTCGTGTGAAGGTTGGATTTGATGGCATATACAGTCAAAAGTCACACATATCAAATTTTACGATCAGGGCACTGAAAAGATTTAACAGAAAAAAGGCAGCAAGAGGAGTAGACAAGGCAATAGAACATCCAGAAAAGTTACTTTGCTTGTTCCTTCCTTCAGGTAATGTTTTATTTGAAGGCCTTTACCTAGTGCATCTATATAACTGGTTGTGCAATTTCCCTTCTGAAAATTTTCTTATCCTAAATAGTGAGGAATTTTTTCAAAACACAGCAGGTGTCTTGAAAGAAGTAATGACATTTGTAGGATTATCTCCCATGGACAATGAAGTAATAAAGTTAATTGTATCAAAGATATATAATGCCAACCCTGACTTGCAGGCAGAGCCTGAGCATCACAAGCTATCTGAGTCAGAACGTGAACAATTGAAAGTATTTTATCGAGAATTTAACTCTGAACTGTTTGATTTATTGGAGTGGCCACACTCTATGTGGAACTAA
- the LOC136268395 gene encoding apocarotenoid-15,15'-oxygenase-like isoform X2 has protein sequence MEALLQDVHRPLEIDQVKKGWHTIPQEYDYWVPQEDIEGSVPSDLNGTLLRNGPGLHEVYGKKLVHAIDGDGMIVALTFTGGRVHLKCKFVASKHRLEEQKERKFLYRGQMGTHPSSALKDTMVFLSSALTLQWPRHMYRNPSNTNVFYWGGKVISCYETGLPHCLDPHTLTTLGVDDLGGTLKLKTLAAHFRLDMEKNRLVCISVKPGVGKVDPSLGIYEFDPHWRVVQHQLHHIKGLNYAHDFLLLPDYYVFHMTPFVDTSFMSILSIYLGWSSPGQQMHHYPHLPSRFVVIPRHKGAKHQEIIQLDTDPFHIFHFSTSEQVDDVITFNAVCLGPKFNMNFESEIWLSNASVAPGLVCRFKLDLGKKVCTSYGAVDRASVEFPTTHPYRHGMEGTRYSYLMASDRKSCNLPYRDVVKFDSQSKNRQVWYSHGCLGEPVFVPRHGWQSRHIGEEDDGYVIVQLYIPEKHITEFAILDAQHVDKGPVTRIKLKHHIPYGFHGTFTPEVFMLTSPVKAKL, from the exons ATGGAGGCTCTGCTGCAAGATGTACACCGACCGCTAGAGATAGACCAAGTCAAGAAGGGCTGGCATACTATTCCACAAGAATACGACTACTGGGTACCGCAAGAAGACATAGAAGGATCCGTCCCCTCTGACCTGAACGGTACGCTACTGCGAAACGGTCCTGGACTGCACGAGGTGTACGGGAAGAAACTAGTTCATG CTATTGACGGTGATGGGATGATTGTGGCGCTAACTTTCACAGGTGGGCGCGTGCATCTGAAGTGCaaatttgtggcatctaaacaTCGCCTGGAGGAGCAGAAAGAACGCAAGTTTTTGTACCGTGGACAGATGGGCACCCATCCATCAAGTGCCCTGAAGGATACAATGGTGTTCTTGTCATCTGCACTCACCTTGCAGTGGCCAAGACACATGTACCGCAACCCTTCTAATACCAACGTGTTTTATTGGGGTGGTAAG gtgatatctTGTTATGAGACGGGGCTTCCACATTGTCTTGACCCTCACACACTTACTACATTGGGGGTTGATGATCTGGGAGGGACTCTTAAGTTGAAGACCCTTGCAGCACATTTTAGACTTGATATGGAGAAgaat AGGTTGGTGTGTATCAGTGTCAAGCCAGGTGTGGGTAAGGTAGACCCTTCACTAGGAATTTATGAGTTTGATCCTCACTGGAGAGTCGTACAACATCAACTTCACCACATTAAGGGACTCAACTATGCTCATGACTTCTTGCTGTTACCAGATTATTATGTGTTCCACATGACTCCTTTTGTTGATACGTCATTTAT GAGTATTCTGTCTATCTACCTCGGCTGGAGTTCACCAGGTCAGCAGATGCATCACTATCCTCACCTTCCATCACGTTTTGTGGTCATCCCACGACACAAGGGAGCCAAACACCAGGAGATCATCCAACTGGACACAGATCCATTCCAT ATCTTTCATTTCTCAACGTCAGAGCAAGTTGATGATGTGATAACATTCAATGCTGTTTGTTTGGGTCCAAAGTTTAACATGAATTTTGAAAGTGAAATATGGCTGTCTAATGCTTCAGTGGCACCCG GGTTGGTGTGTAGATTTAAGTTGGATTTGGGCAAGAAGGTGTGCACTTCGTATGGAGCAGTAGACAGGGCCAGTGTAGAGTTCCCCACAACACATCCATACCGTCATGGGATGGAGGGAACTCGCTACTCCTATCTGATGGCTAGTGACAGGAAGAGCTGTAATCTTCCATACAGGGATGTTGTTAAG TTTGACAGTCAGTCAAAGAATAGACAAGTGTGGTACTCCCATGGATGCCTGGGGGAGCCTGTGTTTGTACCACGTCATGGCTGGCAGTCCAGGCATATTGGTGAAGAAGATGATGGTTATGTCATTGTTCAGCTGTACATTCCTGAGAAACACATCACTGAGTTTGCTATTCTTGATGCTCAACATGTTGATAAAGGACCGGTGACTCGGATAAAGCTGAAACACCATATACCGTATGGCTTCCATGGCACCTTCACACCTGAAGTATTCATGTTGACCTCTCCTGTGAAAGCTAAATTATAA